One genomic window of Trichlorobacter lovleyi includes the following:
- the nifH gene encoding nitrogenase iron protein, protein MRQIAIYGKGGIGKSTTTQNTVAGLASIGKKVMIVGCDPKADSTRLILHAKAQNTVMDLVRELGTVEDLELEEVMKVGYGDVKCVESGGPEPGVGCAGRGVITAINFLEENGAYTPDLDFVFYDVLGDVVCGGFAMPIREGKAEEIYIVCSGEMMAMYAANNIAKGILKYASSGKVRLGGLICNSRNTDREDELIMALAARLGTQMIHFVPRDNQVQRAELRRMTVIEYSPNHKQANEYRTLAQKIADNKMLVVPTPLEMEELEDLLMEFGIMEVDDEENVGKVEGVA, encoded by the coding sequence ATGAGACAGATAGCTATTTACGGCAAAGGCGGCATCGGCAAATCAACCACCACACAAAACACGGTGGCAGGCCTGGCATCCATCGGCAAGAAGGTCATGATCGTCGGTTGCGACCCCAAGGCAGATTCCACCCGTCTGATCCTGCATGCCAAGGCACAGAATACGGTTATGGACCTGGTACGCGAGCTGGGTACGGTTGAGGACCTTGAGCTGGAAGAAGTAATGAAGGTCGGCTACGGCGACGTCAAGTGCGTTGAGTCCGGTGGTCCTGAGCCGGGTGTCGGCTGTGCAGGCCGCGGTGTTATCACCGCCATCAACTTCCTGGAAGAAAACGGTGCCTATACCCCTGACCTTGATTTTGTCTTCTATGACGTTCTTGGTGACGTTGTCTGCGGCGGTTTCGCCATGCCGATCCGTGAAGGCAAGGCTGAAGAGATCTACATCGTCTGCTCCGGCGAGATGATGGCCATGTACGCTGCCAACAACATCGCCAAAGGTATCCTGAAGTACGCCTCCTCCGGCAAGGTCCGTCTGGGCGGCCTGATCTGCAACTCCCGTAACACCGACCGTGAAGATGAACTGATCATGGCTCTGGCAGCCCGTCTCGGCACCCAGATGATCCACTTCGTCCCCCGTGACAATCAGGTTCAGCGTGCAGAGCTGCGCCGGATGACCGTGATCGAGTACTCACCGAACCACAAGCAGGCTAATGAGTACCGTACCCTGGCCCAGAAGATTGCCGACAACAAGATGCTGGTAGTGCCTACTCCGCTTGAGATGGAAGAGCTGGAAGACCTGCTGATGGAGTTCGGCATCATGGAAGTGGATGACGAGGAAAACGTCGGCAAAGTGGAAGGCGTAGCCTAG